From Pseudomonas poae, the proteins below share one genomic window:
- a CDS encoding SMP-30/gluconolactonase/LRE family protein, which yields MRIEVLVDVKTTLGEGPVWDVEQQRLYWIDSADGRVLRCTDDGRELRAWDVGQKIGSMALRHNGESAIVALQNGLHSLELATGELDLIEDPEPHLPNNRLNDGKVDRQGRFVFGSMDTLEDRASAKLYRLDADLSLHTLDEGIIVSNGPCWSPSGETLYFCDTWSGEIWAYDYDLASGDVSNRRVFAKVDTSSGGAADGCTVDAEGCLWQALVYAGKLVRYSPDGQVDRIIQMPVKKVTSLTFGGPNLDTLFVTSMAKPPLPRFPADGQQRGALFAITGLGVQGIAERRFAR from the coding sequence ATGCGTATCGAAGTGCTGGTAGACGTCAAGACCACCCTGGGCGAAGGCCCGGTATGGGACGTCGAACAACAACGGCTGTACTGGATCGACAGCGCCGACGGCCGGGTGCTGCGCTGCACCGATGACGGTCGCGAACTGCGCGCCTGGGACGTGGGCCAGAAAATCGGCTCCATGGCCCTGCGCCACAACGGTGAGTCGGCCATCGTCGCGCTGCAAAATGGCCTGCACAGCCTGGAGCTGGCCACTGGCGAGTTGGACCTGATCGAGGACCCGGAACCGCACCTGCCGAACAACCGCCTCAATGACGGCAAGGTCGACCGCCAGGGCCGCTTTGTCTTCGGCTCGATGGACACCCTGGAAGACCGCGCCAGCGCAAAGCTCTATCGCCTGGACGCCGACCTCAGCCTGCACACCCTGGACGAAGGCATCATCGTGTCCAACGGCCCGTGCTGGAGCCCGTCGGGAGAAACCCTGTACTTCTGCGACACCTGGTCCGGCGAGATCTGGGCCTACGACTACGACCTGGCCAGCGGCGATGTGAGTAACCGCCGAGTGTTCGCCAAGGTCGACACCTCCAGCGGCGGCGCCGCCGACGGCTGCACCGTGGATGCCGAAGGCTGCCTGTGGCAAGCGCTGGTCTACGCCGGGAAACTGGTGCGTTACAGCCCCGACGGCCAGGTCGATCGGATCATTCAAATGCCGGTAAAAAAGGTCACCAGCCTGACCTTCGGCGGGCCGAACCTCGACACCCTGTTTGTGACCTCAATGGCCAAGCCGCCGCTCCCGCGTTTTCCGGCCGACGGCCAGCAGCGGGGCGCGCTGTTCGCCATTACCGGGTTGGGCGTGCAAGGAATAGCCGAGCGACGTTTCGCCCGCTAG